One region of Candidatus Saccharibacteria bacterium genomic DNA includes:
- a CDS encoding type II toxin-antitoxin system mRNA interferase toxin, RelE/StbE family, giving the protein MITIKLHKDFVKQVANLKPAQKKRLQAAMELFQEHPGHPNLYNHPLTGEWNGYRSIAFGGDWRAHFELTDDDTIAWFVACGTHNQLYK; this is encoded by the coding sequence ATGATAACTATCAAGCTGCATAAGGACTTCGTCAAACAGGTGGCGAACTTGAAGCCAGCCCAAAAAAAACGGCTTCAGGCAGCTATGGAGCTTTTTCAAGAGCATCCGGGACATCCTAATCTGTATAATCACCCATTAACCGGCGAATGGAACGGCTACCGATCGATTGCTTTTGGTGGAGATTGGCGAGCGCACTTTGAGCTGACTGACGATGATACGATAGCGTGGTTCGTGGCTTGTGGCACCCATAACCAGCTCTATAAGTAG
- a CDS encoding 30S ribosomal protein S18, translating into MAKIFKHRTDVAYFDYKDFKTLQRYVDQYGRIESRKKTGLTESEQRHLAVAIKRARHIALLPFVATA; encoded by the coding sequence ATGGCGAAGATTTTTAAACACCGAACAGACGTTGCTTATTTTGACTACAAAGATTTCAAAACGTTGCAGCGCTATGTAGACCAGTACGGTCGCATAGAGTCCCGCAAAAAAACAGGCCTCACTGAATCTGAGCAACGCCATCTAGCAGTTGCGATTAAGCGAGCACGACATATTGCACTTCTGCCATTTGTGGCAACTGCCTAG
- a CDS encoding PH domain-containing protein, with protein sequence MVSMKHITNQLRQIGCDYAVWGRSEIRELTNILMDDEKILQAVNGYYDGGFAMLCVTNYRVLIVDKKPLALTVEDLRYDMIAEVDFSSRIFTSVMHIFTPMRTLIFTSWSMSKLRASMNYVQQRVMELRNNDYLMNQFMQQKQQPTPKFLSGKRWQRQTVPQMVPTSAASTQPAADFDTYRPAVKPLVNPYTKVPLLTRRRKYPSFY encoded by the coding sequence ATGGTTAGTATGAAACATATCACCAATCAATTACGACAAATTGGATGTGACTACGCAGTGTGGGGCAGGAGCGAAATCCGTGAGCTGACCAATATCCTCATGGACGATGAAAAGATTTTACAGGCTGTCAACGGCTATTATGATGGCGGGTTTGCCATGCTGTGTGTCACGAACTACCGTGTGCTTATTGTTGACAAAAAACCTTTGGCGCTGACCGTAGAAGATTTACGCTACGACATGATTGCAGAAGTCGATTTCAGTTCTCGCATATTTACGTCAGTGATGCACATATTTACACCCATGCGGACACTCATTTTTACGAGCTGGAGTATGAGCAAACTTCGCGCTAGTATGAACTATGTTCAGCAACGTGTCATGGAGCTGCGCAACAACGACTATCTCATGAATCAGTTCATGCAGCAAAAGCAGCAACCAACACCGAAGTTTCTTTCCGGCAAGCGTTGGCAGCGCCAGACTGTGCCGCAAATGGTGCCCACTTCTGCTGCCAGCACGCAGCCAGCAGCAGACTTCGATACCTACCGCCCGGCTGTAAAACCGCTTGTGAACCCTTACACAAAAGTTCCGCTTTTGACTCGTCGCCGCAAATACCCCAGTTTTTACTAG
- the pilM gene encoding type IV pilus assembly protein PilM, producing MSILSGVSSFFGLDIGTTGIRIVELRGSGPTRSLVKYAYVPIDVKLAQSDSKADQQKLAQVLSNLISEARLSTRNVAVGLPSSKVFTTVTDFDRLPQAEMGKAIRYQAESLIPTPPAESKIDWAVTGDSLKDKTKVEILLSSVSNGYVEQRLDMIESIGLNVIAFEPDNLAISRALVPAGTVAPQLVLDMGQLSTDLVITMGEAPRLTRSIPTGVEAVVRSATQNLNIDEKQAQQFVYKFGVSKDKLEGQVYQAIIGTIDLLVSEIDKSVKFFQARYPEVPIERMIVTGGASTIPEFPLYLANKFGVNVEIGNAWRNVAFAADRQNELLAVSNLFGVAVGLAERNE from the coding sequence ATGAGTATATTGAGTGGGGTATCATCTTTCTTCGGGCTCGACATTGGGACAACAGGCATCCGCATTGTTGAGCTTCGCGGTTCTGGTCCAACGAGAAGCCTGGTTAAGTATGCATACGTCCCGATAGACGTAAAGCTGGCTCAGAGTGATAGTAAGGCTGACCAGCAGAAACTTGCACAGGTTCTCTCGAACCTCATATCTGAAGCTCGGCTATCGACTCGTAACGTCGCCGTTGGCCTACCAAGCAGTAAAGTCTTTACCACCGTTACAGATTTTGATCGTTTACCGCAAGCTGAAATGGGCAAGGCCATACGCTACCAGGCTGAGTCGCTCATACCAACTCCTCCGGCAGAAAGTAAAATCGATTGGGCAGTCACAGGTGACTCGCTAAAGGACAAAACGAAAGTTGAAATACTGCTAAGCAGTGTCAGTAACGGATACGTAGAACAACGACTGGATATGATTGAGTCAATTGGTCTCAACGTCATTGCCTTTGAGCCTGACAACCTTGCTATATCTCGGGCACTGGTTCCGGCCGGAACCGTAGCGCCACAACTAGTACTTGACATGGGTCAGCTCAGCACCGACCTAGTTATTACCATGGGTGAGGCGCCTCGTCTGACACGGTCTATCCCAACAGGCGTCGAGGCGGTTGTTCGTTCCGCCACGCAAAATCTCAACATAGACGAGAAACAAGCACAACAATTTGTTTATAAGTTTGGCGTCAGTAAGGACAAGCTTGAGGGGCAGGTGTACCAAGCAATCATCGGTACCATAGACCTTCTGGTGAGTGAAATTGACAAGTCAGTTAAGTTTTTTCAAGCCCGGTACCCAGAGGTTCCGATTGAACGCATGATTGTAACCGGTGGCGCGTCAACCATACCAGAATTCCCGCTTTATCTTGCAAATAAGTTTGGTGTCAATGTAGAAATTGGTAATGCTTGGAGAAACGTAGCATTTGCCGCAGATCGGCAAAATGAGCTTCTGGCTGTTTCAAATCTGTTTGGCGTAGCCGTAGGCTTGGCGGAGAGGAACGAGTAA
- a CDS encoding NUDIX domain-containing protein: protein MSDDEIVDVVNEQGIVQRQVLKTQAHEHGWLHKTVIGCLRYGDDFALVQQAADRQDAGQWVNPVGGHVQAGESNDAALLRECEEEIGTRNVTHTLLGVARFHRQVIGRDENHLFYVYEIRTADKIMLGSEAVAIHTFSVRELIRLCEEGSDMLGDAYYFVVERFFPELLPKAYVPRFSP, encoded by the coding sequence ATGAGTGACGACGAAATAGTGGATGTCGTAAATGAGCAGGGAATTGTTCAGCGCCAGGTTTTGAAGACGCAGGCGCATGAGCATGGGTGGTTGCATAAAACGGTCATCGGCTGCTTGCGGTATGGTGATGATTTTGCGCTTGTCCAGCAAGCAGCTGACCGCCAAGATGCTGGGCAATGGGTGAACCCCGTCGGAGGGCACGTGCAGGCTGGGGAATCCAACGATGCCGCGCTGCTGCGGGAGTGCGAGGAGGAAATCGGCACGCGTAACGTAACGCATACGTTGCTTGGCGTGGCTCGGTTCCACCGCCAAGTGATTGGGCGGGATGAAAACCACTTGTTTTATGTCTACGAAATCCGAACCGCCGACAAGATTATGCTTGGCTCAGAGGCGGTTGCTATACATACATTTTCTGTTCGCGAGCTCATACGGCTATGCGAAGAAGGGTCTGACATGCTCGGAGACGCCTACTACTTCGTCGTTGAGCGGTTTTTTCCGGAACTGTTACCAAAGGCATATGTGCCGAGGTTTTCGCCCTAA
- a CDS encoding TlyA family RNA methyltransferase, producing the protein MKRRLDVELAARGLVASRSQAESYIRLGKIKVNGRVITKAGFLAAAEDSLQISQEEQYVSRAALKLKSADDVFGIEWQGKTVLDVGSSTGGFTQYALLHGAQKVIAVDVGTDQLHPSLRNDSRIELYEKTDIRDVQKMNDIPLRKQKNSQPTTSVILNSPVDIVLADVSFISLREILPTVSKLVTSDSQLIIMVKPQFEAGQSNLKHKGVIKNDRMRRDILKEFEIWVQDKFKILDKKDSEVAGGKGNVERFYLLKKLS; encoded by the coding sequence GTGAAACGACGTCTTGATGTAGAGCTTGCCGCTCGAGGGCTCGTTGCTTCTCGGTCGCAGGCAGAGTCATACATACGCCTTGGTAAAATTAAGGTAAATGGACGCGTGATAACAAAGGCAGGATTTTTAGCTGCCGCAGAAGACTCGTTACAGATCTCTCAGGAAGAGCAGTACGTTAGCCGAGCGGCGCTGAAGCTAAAAAGTGCTGATGATGTGTTTGGTATTGAATGGCAGGGTAAAACAGTTTTGGACGTAGGCAGTAGCACGGGTGGCTTCACGCAGTATGCGCTGCTGCACGGCGCGCAAAAGGTCATTGCGGTTGATGTCGGTACTGACCAACTGCACCCAAGCCTGCGTAATGATAGCCGGATTGAATTATATGAAAAAACTGACATCAGAGATGTGCAAAAAATGAATGATATACCGCTCCGGAAGCAAAAAAACTCGCAGCCAACGACATCCGTCATCCTTAACTCACCAGTTGATATTGTGCTCGCAGACGTTAGCTTCATAAGTTTAAGAGAAATTCTTCCGACAGTTTCCAAGCTCGTGACTTCAGACTCGCAACTAATCATTATGGTTAAACCGCAGTTTGAGGCGGGGCAAAGCAATCTTAAGCATAAAGGGGTTATAAAAAATGACCGAATGCGCCGGGACATACTAAAAGAATTTGAAATATGGGTACAAGACAAGTTCAAAATTTTGGATAAAAAAGATTCGGAAGTGGCTGGCGGCAAAGGAAATGTTGAGCGATTTTATTTACTTAAAAAACTTTCGTAA
- a CDS encoding serine hydrolase, with protein sequence MKQRLKKLPMFMKRYAVRHPKPVYVVGGVLLAVIVAQFAYPSSRVLPFVRLNGTRVGAQSEKQITQMLIDTYSNVPLTLHVDGPAKDQSRKTTIAPAGLEPDIDRTLRELKAYPWWQRVIPFSGLVKGMTKNQSVPVTFDEQRFKEYANSELAACRVEPKNAGVTVRSGSVVLDAAKDGQACTQEALRKELKRLSLESKGVDAYVEADTIKPVRSDKDVATKLKEAQVLTERKLSLQLIDTEYRVEKATIAAWLVISEDTKDKKKLTVDFDTKPIRDYLTEMQKKIYITPGITTVRTADGVETGRSEGTSGRGLNFTTTADALKKQLLGGDGVVSAEIITLQPRVAYQRTYSATRAGLQALVNDIAKDKGDYAITVRLSDGSAVSANGTKRYHPASTYKMYVAYSFLKRIENGSIKWDDAATAGKNMSQCFDMMIINSDNTCAEWLGDKIGWANIQHEVRALGLSNTSTIRGAMYSTTDDETLFLHKLQYGNILGDAERARLLDVMKRQVYRQGIPAGTMVTVADKVGFIDGKLHDAAIVYGSKTYMLTIMSQGSTWAQIADAARQINEQLNRM encoded by the coding sequence ATGAAACAGAGACTAAAGAAGTTGCCAATGTTTATGAAACGGTATGCCGTTCGGCACCCAAAGCCGGTGTATGTGGTGGGTGGTGTTTTGCTGGCAGTGATAGTAGCGCAGTTTGCGTATCCTTCGAGCCGTGTGTTACCTTTCGTTCGGCTCAACGGCACAAGGGTAGGGGCGCAGTCGGAGAAACAAATAACTCAAATGCTCATAGATACATATAGCAATGTGCCCCTGACTCTCCATGTCGACGGACCCGCAAAAGACCAGTCACGAAAGACTACCATTGCACCCGCTGGGCTGGAGCCAGATATTGATCGAACGCTTCGTGAGCTGAAGGCATACCCGTGGTGGCAGCGAGTGATTCCGTTTAGCGGGCTCGTAAAGGGCATGACAAAGAACCAGTCCGTTCCAGTAACTTTTGACGAACAGCGTTTTAAAGAATATGCGAACAGTGAGCTGGCAGCATGCCGAGTTGAGCCGAAAAATGCCGGCGTAACTGTGCGAAGTGGCAGTGTTGTACTCGACGCAGCCAAAGACGGTCAAGCCTGCACACAAGAGGCACTGCGAAAAGAATTGAAACGTCTTTCACTTGAGTCAAAAGGAGTGGATGCGTATGTAGAAGCCGATACAATTAAGCCTGTGCGGTCGGATAAAGATGTTGCGACCAAGTTGAAAGAAGCGCAAGTGCTTACCGAACGCAAACTGTCGCTCCAGCTTATTGACACGGAGTACCGAGTAGAAAAGGCAACCATTGCAGCCTGGCTGGTAATATCTGAAGATACTAAAGACAAAAAGAAGTTGACGGTCGATTTCGACACCAAGCCTATTCGGGACTATCTGACGGAAATGCAGAAAAAGATATATATTACGCCTGGCATCACCACGGTTAGGACGGCTGATGGTGTCGAAACTGGTCGCAGTGAAGGAACTTCTGGGCGGGGATTAAACTTTACAACTACGGCAGATGCGCTAAAGAAGCAATTACTAGGCGGAGATGGTGTGGTGAGTGCAGAGATAATTACCCTCCAGCCCCGCGTCGCGTACCAGCGTACGTATTCGGCAACGCGGGCTGGTTTGCAGGCACTTGTCAACGACATCGCAAAAGACAAAGGCGACTACGCAATTACGGTTCGGCTAAGTGACGGATCGGCCGTGAGTGCAAACGGTACGAAGCGGTATCATCCGGCAAGTACGTACAAAATGTATGTGGCCTACAGTTTTTTGAAGCGAATAGAGAACGGCAGTATTAAGTGGGATGACGCGGCGACAGCAGGGAAAAACATGAGCCAATGCTTCGACATGATGATCATAAATTCCGACAATACCTGTGCCGAGTGGCTGGGTGATAAGATTGGCTGGGCAAACATTCAGCACGAAGTGCGCGCGCTCGGCTTGAGCAACACAAGTACCATAAGAGGTGCCATGTATTCGACTACAGATGACGAAACGCTGTTTCTTCATAAACTACAATATGGAAATATTCTCGGTGATGCTGAACGCGCGCGCCTGCTTGACGTTATGAAGCGGCAGGTATACCGGCAAGGGATTCCGGCGGGCACCATGGTAACGGTGGCAGATAAAGTCGGGTTTATCGATGGTAAGCTGCATGATGCGGCAATTGTGTATGGCAGTAAAACATACATGCTGACGATTATGTCGCAGGGAAGCACGTGGGCGCAGATTGCCGATGCAGCGCGGCAAATCAATGAGCAATTGAATAGGATGTAG
- the tadA gene encoding Flp pilus assembly complex ATPase component TadA has product MSVLSASAQTQVEDKLVEDGTLTRADLAELKTQSKDTGTPLFGLLVASGKVSNEELTKTIAHVAKIPYVNLLEAKIEAKVLEMLPHDIAERYMAVPLGEMQHRLVVAMLDADNVQAVDFLSNRIGRPLKVYAASEEGIRQVLHQYSAQLSNNLVDEIGKMGEGLRIDTSLSDEKRAQKAAENITTIVQDSPISKALSTILEYAAKNRASDVHIEPLKESLKIRCRIDGILREIMSLPKSTEPPLVSRIKILANLKIDEHRIPQDGEFTIQVAGKDIDLRISISPVIWGEQVVIRLLDKSGTSFKLEDMGYHGRSLRAIRTGLERTNGMILTSGPTGSGKSTSLYALLQEVKNDGVNIVTLEDPVEYKMDGINQIQVNADVGLTFSSGLRSILRQDPDIVMVGEIRDKETAELAVQASLTGHLVFSTLHTNSAAGILPRLLDMGVEPFLIASTVHVVIGQRLVRRIGKNSEQYQSTAVEAAAIKEALAGLLPQDKEHVAEVAEDFGYETLPLAGDNAYTLTKGKDSPGSPGGYKGRMGLYEVFEVSEEIQQLILKRSTSSEIQAQAEREGMVTMRQDGYLKALAGQTTVQEVNRVASADSA; this is encoded by the coding sequence ATGAGTGTTCTATCTGCTTCCGCGCAGACGCAAGTCGAGGATAAACTTGTTGAAGACGGGACCTTAACCCGAGCTGATTTGGCCGAACTGAAAACACAGTCAAAAGACACGGGTACGCCTTTGTTTGGCCTACTGGTTGCGAGTGGCAAAGTATCCAATGAAGAGCTGACAAAAACTATTGCTCATGTTGCAAAAATCCCGTACGTCAATCTGCTTGAAGCAAAAATTGAGGCAAAAGTACTAGAAATGTTGCCCCATGATATTGCCGAGCGTTACATGGCGGTGCCACTTGGTGAAATGCAGCACCGACTCGTTGTCGCCATGCTTGACGCCGACAACGTACAAGCAGTCGACTTCTTAAGTAACCGTATTGGTAGACCGCTTAAGGTGTATGCTGCCAGCGAAGAGGGGATTCGACAGGTTTTGCATCAGTATTCGGCGCAGCTTTCAAATAATCTTGTCGACGAAATAGGCAAAATGGGTGAAGGCTTACGGATTGACACTTCTCTGTCAGATGAAAAAAGAGCGCAGAAAGCCGCCGAAAACATCACAACTATTGTGCAGGACTCGCCAATTAGTAAAGCGCTTTCGACCATTTTGGAATATGCAGCAAAAAATCGAGCGAGCGATGTGCATATAGAACCACTTAAAGAAAGTCTCAAAATCCGGTGCCGAATTGATGGTATATTGCGGGAAATTATGAGTTTACCAAAGTCGACTGAGCCACCACTTGTTTCACGTATAAAAATTTTGGCAAACCTAAAAATTGATGAACATCGCATACCTCAAGACGGTGAGTTCACAATCCAGGTAGCAGGGAAAGACATCGACCTGCGTATTTCAATTAGCCCTGTTATATGGGGTGAGCAAGTGGTTATACGACTGCTCGACAAAAGCGGCACTAGCTTCAAGCTAGAGGACATGGGCTACCATGGCCGAAGCCTCAGAGCAATCCGAACTGGCCTTGAACGTACCAATGGCATGATTCTTACGTCTGGGCCCACCGGTTCTGGTAAATCAACCAGTTTGTATGCGCTCCTCCAAGAAGTAAAGAACGACGGCGTAAACATCGTTACCCTAGAAGACCCTGTTGAGTACAAAATGGACGGTATAAACCAGATTCAGGTAAACGCTGATGTTGGACTGACATTTAGTAGTGGGCTGCGCTCGATTCTTCGCCAAGATCCCGACATTGTCATGGTGGGAGAAATTCGCGACAAAGAAACGGCCGAACTGGCAGTGCAGGCAAGCCTAACGGGCCACCTTGTATTTAGTACCTTGCACACAAATAGTGCCGCTGGAATTCTGCCGCGGCTACTTGATATGGGTGTCGAGCCGTTTCTGATAGCAAGTACAGTACATGTTGTCATTGGCCAGCGTCTGGTACGTCGGATAGGCAAGAACAGTGAGCAATATCAGTCGACTGCTGTAGAAGCGGCCGCAATCAAAGAAGCCCTCGCCGGCTTGTTGCCTCAAGATAAAGAGCACGTTGCGGAAGTTGCAGAGGACTTTGGTTACGAAACCTTGCCATTAGCGGGGGATAACGCTTATACTTTAACCAAGGGCAAGGACAGCCCTGGTTCCCCTGGAGGCTACAAAGGTCGCATGGGGTTGTATGAAGTTTTTGAGGTAAGTGAAGAAATTCAACAGCTTATCTTGAAACGGTCAACCAGCTCTGAGATTCAGGCTCAGGCAGAAAGAGAAGGCATGGTAACGATGCGCCAAGACGGGTACCTAAAGGCACTCGCAGGCCAAACGACCGTCCAGGAAGTAAACCGAGTTGCATCAGCGGACAGCGCGTAA
- the efp gene encoding elongation factor P: MALSITNLKKGVVFQLDGEPYRVVEYNQKVMGRGGSIVNVRVRSLLDGKVLEKTFKGNEQLETADVSNQTVQYLYSDGTIFHFMNQESFEQFEVSNELMGDGAGYIKEGDMVNLQFFNGVPINVELPKNVPLLVTYTEHAVKGDTSSSITKDATLETGITIKVPAFIKQGDVISVDTSNGAYRERVKE, encoded by the coding sequence ATGGCATTGTCGATTACTAACCTCAAAAAAGGTGTGGTGTTTCAGCTGGACGGTGAACCGTATCGGGTTGTTGAGTATAATCAGAAAGTAATGGGACGTGGCGGTAGTATTGTAAATGTACGTGTTCGCAGTTTGTTGGACGGAAAGGTTCTAGAGAAGACATTTAAAGGCAATGAGCAGCTTGAAACAGCCGATGTTTCCAACCAAACCGTGCAGTACCTGTACAGTGATGGCACGATTTTCCATTTTATGAATCAAGAAAGCTTTGAGCAGTTTGAAGTCAGCAATGAGCTGATGGGCGACGGCGCAGGCTACATAAAAGAGGGTGACATGGTCAATCTGCAGTTTTTTAACGGTGTGCCGATAAACGTTGAACTGCCCAAAAACGTACCGCTGCTGGTCACTTACACTGAACATGCAGTGAAAGGCGACACAAGCAGCTCCATCACAAAAGATGCAACGCTCGAAACAGGCATCACCATAAAAGTACCGGCCTTTATTAAACAAGGCGACGTTATCTCGGTAGACACAAGCAACGGCGCCTACCGTGAGCGCGTAAAGGAGTAG
- the ychF gene encoding redox-regulated ATPase YchF, producing MLSIGIVGLPNVGKSTLFNALTDSNILAANYPFATIEPNTGIVPVPDERLTTLSKLYHDAPVKPATVTFVDIAGLVAGASKGEGLGNQFLAHIRTCSAIVQVVRAFDDSNVIHVDDAHDTAKDIDVINTELVLADLQTVTNRLPRLEKEAKANAKLKSLVEFVEQVKAVLDEGRPLWGEPEIINNESRGWLQQELQLLTLKPILYLFNLDEVKLTDTEMQSRVKSLVSPAPALFVCAKLEDELRSLDAADRTELLESYGVHESGLVQLIHTAYKTLGLQSYLTAGDKEVRAWTIPRGATAPQAAGVIHGDFERGFIAADVVSYPDLVDAGSLATARAAGKLRTEGKTYIMQPDDVVEFKFNVSK from the coding sequence ATGTTAAGTATAGGTATTGTTGGGTTGCCGAATGTTGGGAAATCAACACTGTTTAATGCGCTCACCGACAGCAACATTCTTGCAGCAAATTACCCGTTTGCGACCATCGAGCCAAACACCGGCATTGTGCCAGTGCCAGATGAACGCTTAACGACACTGAGTAAGCTGTACCACGACGCCCCTGTCAAACCTGCTACCGTCACATTCGTAGATATCGCCGGACTGGTTGCAGGTGCAAGCAAGGGCGAAGGTCTCGGCAACCAGTTTCTCGCTCACATTCGCACTTGCAGCGCAATTGTCCAGGTGGTTCGTGCTTTCGACGACAGCAACGTAATCCACGTAGACGATGCTCATGACACCGCCAAAGATATTGACGTCATTAACACCGAGCTGGTACTGGCAGATCTGCAAACCGTTACAAACCGCTTGCCACGCCTCGAAAAAGAAGCAAAAGCAAATGCGAAGCTAAAGTCGCTGGTTGAGTTTGTAGAACAAGTGAAGGCTGTTTTGGATGAAGGACGACCTTTGTGGGGCGAACCTGAAATCATAAACAATGAATCACGCGGCTGGCTGCAGCAGGAGCTGCAACTGCTAACTTTGAAACCAATACTTTACTTGTTCAATCTTGATGAAGTAAAGCTCACAGATACAGAAATGCAATCCCGGGTAAAATCACTCGTTTCCCCTGCCCCGGCACTGTTCGTCTGCGCTAAGCTGGAAGATGAGCTCCGCAGCCTCGACGCAGCCGATCGAACCGAATTACTCGAAAGTTACGGCGTACACGAAAGCGGCCTAGTACAGCTCATCCACACCGCTTACAAAACACTCGGGTTGCAAAGCTACCTAACTGCCGGCGACAAGGAAGTCCGCGCCTGGACTATTCCGCGAGGCGCCACCGCCCCACAAGCAGCTGGCGTAATTCACGGAGACTTTGAGCGCGGCTTCATTGCCGCTGATGTCGTAAGCTATCCTGATCTCGTCGACGCCGGTTCCCTTGCCACCGCCCGTGCTGCTGGCAAACTCCGTACCGAAGGCAAAACTTACATAATGCAACCTGACGACGTTGTCGAGTTCAAATTCAACGTCAGTAAGTAA
- a CDS encoding Crp/Fnr family transcriptional regulator translates to MLADDAQLTALVDLFHTGTRQEYSKGEFLVRPGGSPRGVFYIESGLVKAYDITKYGEENLLIIRQSGELLGLTWALSHREREIIYTALAPTTVWLISRDTFIEHLHSHPETAVPVVSILADMFRLHGERIMTLEYRTVRERLASFLLGMADRFGVKTEKGTRIDAPLRHQDIASSISATRETTSRTLSELERKGFITSEQSKIILLDIPALEDFIQ, encoded by the coding sequence ATGTTAGCCGATGATGCACAGCTGACGGCATTGGTTGATTTATTTCATACCGGTACCAGGCAGGAATATTCCAAAGGTGAGTTCCTTGTACGACCAGGCGGTTCTCCTCGTGGGGTATTTTACATTGAGAGCGGCCTAGTAAAAGCTTATGACATTACTAAGTACGGTGAAGAAAACCTGCTTATCATCCGCCAGTCCGGAGAGCTACTTGGGCTTACCTGGGCACTTTCCCACCGGGAACGAGAAATTATATATACTGCACTTGCCCCGACAACCGTTTGGCTAATAAGCCGAGATACCTTTATTGAACACCTGCACTCGCACCCTGAAACTGCCGTTCCGGTTGTGAGCATTCTTGCAGACATGTTCCGTTTGCACGGCGAACGTATTATGACTCTTGAGTACCGTACAGTGCGCGAGCGCCTCGCGTCATTCTTGCTGGGTATGGCGGATCGTTTTGGCGTGAAAACCGAAAAAGGCACCCGCATAGATGCGCCGCTCCGGCATCAGGACATTGCAAGTTCCATCAGCGCAACCCGGGAAACAACAAGTCGCACACTTTCAGAGCTTGAGCGAAAAGGTTTTATTACAAGTGAACAATCAAAAATTATCCTTTTAGACATTCCTGCACTCGAAGATTTTATACAATAA
- a CDS encoding single-stranded DNA-binding protein, with the protein MARSFNQVILMGNLTRDPELRQTPNGQNVCSFSLALNRAYKSADGEWQEATDYVDVVAWGPLGERVAQYLNKGSQCLVNGRLQSRSWEQEGQKRSKVEVNAQDVTFLGGRGGDAGNGNNQNTNSNSGSSTSRPAAKKKDDVVIEDVGDEPINLDDIPF; encoded by the coding sequence GTGGCACGTAGTTTCAACCAAGTAATCTTAATGGGGAATCTCACTCGGGATCCAGAGCTCAGGCAAACGCCAAACGGCCAGAATGTCTGTAGTTTTTCACTTGCTCTTAACAGGGCTTACAAGAGCGCTGATGGCGAATGGCAGGAAGCGACTGACTATGTTGATGTTGTCGCCTGGGGGCCACTGGGCGAGCGCGTAGCACAGTATTTGAACAAGGGCAGCCAGTGTTTGGTCAATGGTCGCTTGCAATCTCGCAGTTGGGAGCAGGAGGGTCAAAAACGCAGTAAAGTTGAGGTCAATGCTCAGGATGTTACATTTTTGGGTGGACGCGGCGGAGATGCCGGCAACGGTAATAACCAAAATACCAACTCAAACAGCGGCAGTTCAACTAGTCGACCAGCGGCAAAGAAAAAAGACGATGTAGTAATTGAGGATGTTGGTGACGAGCCAATCAACCTCGATGACATACCGTTTTAG